One region of Malania oleifera isolate guangnan ecotype guangnan chromosome 6, ASM2987363v1, whole genome shotgun sequence genomic DNA includes:
- the LOC131157591 gene encoding long chain acyl-CoA synthetase 4-like, with translation MAQKKSFIVEVEKAKEARNGRPSVGPVYRNIAAMNGFPPPLEGVESCWDVFRMSVEKYPNNPMLGRRENENGKPGKYVWLTYKQVYGLVMKIGNAIRACGVGEEGRCGIYGANCPEWVMSMEACNAHGLYCVPLYDSLGSGAVEFIICHAEVSIAFVEEKKIPEMLKTFPNTATYLKTIVSFGKVTPDQSLKVEKFGLKIYSWEEFLKLGDDMCVDLPVKKKNEICTIMYTSGTTGDPKGVMISNDSILTILVGAKRQLESVNEALSEKDVYISYLPLAHIFDRVMEELFIFYGASIGFWRGDVRLLIEDIEELKPTTLCAVPRVLDKIYSGLTQKISSEGFLKQALFNAAYYYKLNNLKKGHKHFDAAPICDKIIFSKVKQRLGGNVRLILSGAAPLANHVETYLRVVTCANVLQGYGLTETCGGTFTAVANELEMLGTVGPPLPNVDIHLESVPEMGYDALSSTPRGEICVRGKTLFSGYYKRDDLTKEVMVDGWFHTGDIGEWQPDGSMKIIDRKKNIFKLSQGEYVAVENLETIYSLVSDIDSIWIYGNSFESFLVAVVNLNKQALECWAEENNEDRDFNSLCKNPRAKEYILGQLTKIAKERKLKGYEFIKSVHLDPVPFDMDRNLLTPSYKKKRPQLLKYYQDVVDDMYRSTRKPIA, from the exons ATGGCGCAGAAGAAGAGTTTCATAGTAGAGGTGGAGAAGGCGAAGGAAGCCAGAAATGGAAGGCCTTCGGTTGGTCCTGTTTATCGCAATATTGCCGCCATGAACGGTTTTCCTCCTCCTTTGGAAGGAGTAGAAAGCTGCTGGGATGTATTTCG CATGTCTGTAGAAAAATATCCTAATAATCCAATGCTTGGTCGCCGTGAGAATGAAAATGGAAAG CCTGGTAAATATGTATGGTTAACTTACAAACAAGTTTATGGCTTGGTGATGAAAATTGGGAATGCCATCCGAGCTTGTGGTGTTGGGGAA GAAGGACGATGTGGCATTTATGGTGCCAATTGCCCAGAGTGGGTGATGAGTATGGAG GCTTGCAATGCTCACGGGCTATATTGCGTTCCTTTATATGACAGCTTAG GTTCGGGTGCTGTAGAATTCATCATTTGCCATGCAGAGGTTTCAATTGCATTTGTCGAAGAGAAGAAGATTCCTGAG ATGTTGAAAACATTTCCGAACACAGCAACATACTTGAAAA CAATTGTCAGCTTTGGGAAGGTTACACCAGATCAAAGCTTAAAAGTGGAAAAGTTTGGCTTGAAAATATATTCATGGGAGGAGTTTTTGAAGCTG GGAGATGATATGTGTGTTGATCTTCcagtgaaaaagaaaaatgaaatttgtaCAATCATGTATACTAGCGGAACAACTGGTGACCCCAAGGGTGTAATGATTTCCAATGATAGCATTTTAACTATTTTAGTTGGTGCAAAGCGCCAACTAGAGAGTGTAAATGAAGCG TTAAGTGAGAAGGATGTGTACATTTCATATCTTCCTTTAGCTCATATCTTtgatcgggtgatggaggagttatttattttttatggtgCCTCAATAGGATTTTGGCGCGGG GATGTCAGATTATTGATCGAAGACATTGAAGAGCTAAAACCAACTACTTTATGCGCCGTTCCACGTGTGCTGGATAAAATTTATTCAG GTTTGACACAGAAGATCTCTTCGGAAGGTTTCTTGAAACAAGCATTGTTTAATGCTGCCTACTACTA CAAATTAAATAACTTGAAGAAGGGGCACAAACATTTTGATGCAGCTCCGATTTGCGACAAAATCATTTTCAGCAAG GTAAAGCAAAGACTAGGGGGCAATGTTCGACTTATACTATCTGGAGCTGCACCTCTTGCTAACCATGTAGAAACTTATCTACGAGTAGTGACATGCGCCAATGTTCTACAAGGATATG GTCTGACAGAAACATGTGGGGGAACATTTACCGCAGTAGCAAATGAATTAGAAATGTTGGGTACTGTGGGCCCTCCATTACCAAATGTGGACATACATCTTGAATCTGTTCCTGAAATGGGATATGATGCCCTTTCAAGCACACCAAGAGGAGAAATATGTGTGAGAGGGAAGACCTTATTCTCAGGATACTACAAACGTGATGATCTTACCAAAGAGGTCATGGTTGATGGATGGTTTCACACAG GCGATATTGGCGAGTGGCAACCTGATGGGAGCATGAAAATTATTGACCGTAAGAAGAATATTTTCAAGCTTTCACAAGGAGAATATGTTGCTGTTGAAAACTTGGAGACCATTTACAGTCTGGTTTCTGATATTGACTCA ATATGGATTTATGGGAACAGCTTTGAGTCATTCCTTGTTGCTGTCGTCAACCTGAACAAGCAAGCACTTGAATGTTGGGCTGAAGAGAACAACGAAGACAGGGATTTTAATTCCCTTTGCAAAAATCCCAGGGCAAAAGAATATATACTTGGACAGCTAACAAAGATTGCGAAAGAAAGAAAG CTGAAAGGTTATGAGTTTATCAAATCTGTCCACCTTGATCCTGTGCCATTTGACATGGACCGCAATCTTCTGACTCCTTCATACAAGAAGAAGAGGCCCCAGTTGCTCAAATATTATCAG GATGTGGTAGATGACATGTACAGAAGCACACGTAAGCCCATTGCCTGA